One Chlamydiales bacterium genomic window, ATATTGCCTTTTTTTGAAATGAAACATTTTGATGCTATTCTTTCATTACTTTTGATGAGTTTGTTTGAATCCAATAATATTTTGGTGGGGTTAGCTCAGGAAGGAGGATTTTTACAAGAAAAAAAAGGAGATTTAGAAGGATGTCTATTTCCACGTTTATCTCGTGCATTAATTCCAGATACTACCGGAACGATCCTGGCTCCTATCTTGGGTCTTTCTTCTCTCACTTTTTATCCAGAGTCCCTGATTGGAATGCGTCTCGGAGGATCTAGCGGTTTAACCGCAGTGACAGCCTCTTGTTTATTCTTGATCACTCCCTTTTTTACTCCCTTACTCAGCTCGATCACTTTTGTGCCAATTACCCCTGTGCTTCTTCTCCTAGGTTGGATGATGCTGCGTACCTTTTCTCAATTAAAATGGGATGATCTAACTGAATGGTTGCCTGCTATAATCACATCGATTTTTATTTTTCTTACTTTCAGTATTTTAAATGGAATTACTGTAGGTTACCTTTCTTATTGCTTACTCAAACTTTTGTCAGGTCGTTTAAGAGAAGTCCATTGGTTATCATGGGGTATGGCTCTTCTTTTTATCCTAAAATGGTTCTATTTTTCTGGAATCTAATACCTTGTAGAGACTGAAAAAATTAAAGACTTTTTGTTTTATCTTAGTTAGTTTAAAATTAAATTATGATGTCATTATTATATGTATTTGCATCTTTCTCTATTCTTTTTATTTTTTTTCAAAAAAGAAAATATGGAGGAATTTTATTGGTGATCACTTTATTACTTGGAGCCTTAATTTTTTGGTTTCATGTGACAGATACCATTCCTATAAAATTATGATATGGAACGTAATTTAAACGCACTGCTTGTCTATATTCTTACAGCGATTTTAATAGGAGCATTTCTCATTGAAATTTTTGCAGATGAAAGACCGTGTGTTTTGTGTTTTTTAGAACGTCTTGGGATGATCGGAGTAGCCATAGGAGCTTTGATGAATTGTCGATTAGGTCCCCATAAACTCCATTATGGTTTATCTATACTTTCTGCTCTATTTGGAGGGGCTGTGGCTTTAAGACAGATTGCTTTGCACATTTGTCCTGGGTTTCCTGTTTTTGGAAAGTCATTTTGGGGTTTAAACCTCTATACTTGGTCATTTCTGATCTTCTCTTCCTCGATTATCTATATTGCACTGCTTTTGATTAGCTTTGATCAATCAAAAAAATCTAGAATGAATCTTTGGTGTCGTTATGCATTTTTTGCAGCTTTTGGTGTGACTGTAGCGAATATTATTTTTTCATTCTCAGTCTGTGGATGGGGGACGTGCTAATCGTAATGTTTCTATATCTTTTTTTGTGATTCCCTGTATAGATTTCCACTCCTCTTCAGAAGCTTCTAAGATGCGTTTTAAACTGCCAAAATGATTTAATAATCTTTGTTTTTTGATTGGTCCAATTCCGGGTAGATGATCTAATTCACTAGCTAAACTTTTTTTTCTATTTCTTATTCTTTGAAAATGAATCGCAAATCGATGTGCTTCATCACGAATTCTTTGGAGTAGGAGTAAAGTGGGAGAGTCTGGTTTTAAAATTAGGGGGGAGTGTTGGCCTTTTAAAAAGATTTGTTCATGGGCAATTCCACGATCATGACGTCCATGGTCTTTAGCAATACTAATGACATCGATTGTGCTAATATTGAGAGAAGTTAAAATTTCGATAGCTAGATTAAGGTGACCTTTACCACCATCAATAAGTAAAAGGTCAGGAAGAGTATCTTTCTCTTTGCTCCGTTGATAACGACGTATGAGAGCTTCTTTGAGCATTCCATAATCATCAGAAGGAGCCGCAGTTTGGATGGTATATTTTCGATAGCTTTTAGTATCTTTTTTACCCGCTTTAAAGACTACCATAGCACTTACAGCCTCACTTCCAGACATATTTGAATTGTCAAAACATTCAATCCAATCAGGATAGTGTGTTAAACCACAGATTTCTTCAATGTCGAGGAGAGGGGCTTCCTGGAAGTTCATCTTATATTGAAATTGCGCTTTAGCATTTTTCTCTGCCATGTCTAATAAATGGCGTTTCCGTCCTTGCTTCGGATGGGTCAGTGTAGCCCCAACTAGCAAGGCTACCACTTTGCTCAATGGAAAAGGGAGAAGAATTTCATGAGGAATCCGTTTTTGATCTCCATAATGCTGTAAAAGAAAAGAGGTTAGTAAATCTATATCTTCTTGGGCATTATGAATAAAGAGGTGATTATGAGACCCCATGAGCTTGCCTTGACGAAAAAATAACTGTACAACAACAACTTGATCGATTTGACGAAACATTCCAATGACATCAAGATCATGGGTTTGGATCTTCTCTACTTCTTGTTTTTCTAAAGTTTGCTCAATATATTTTAATGTTTGATAAATCTGATCAGCTTTTTCAAATTCTAGATTTTTAATCGCTTGTTGCATATCGGTTTTTAATTTTTTACGAATGGTCGCTTCTTTGCCTTGTAAAAAATTGATCACTTTTTTGACTAACAAATGATAATCCTGTGGATGGCATTTTTGCACACAGGGAGCGCTACATTTTTTCATCTCATATAGAATACAAGGACGAGAACGGCTTGCTAGTTCTTTATCAGAACATTGACGTAAGGGAAAAAGAGAGCGCAAGAGCTCGAGTGTTTGACGTGCGGCATGTCCATTTGTGTAAGGGCCAAAATAAAGATGATCCGGTGAGGCTTCTCCCTTGAAGCGGATCATACGGATCATTGGCCATTGATGCTTATGATTAATCATTAAGCTAAAATAGGTTTTGTCATCTTTTAAGAGGGCATTGTATTTGGGTAGGTGCTTTTTAATGAGGTTATTTTCTAGAATGAGGGCCTCTTTTTCAGAGGAAACCACAATGATATCAATTGTCGCAATTTGTGCAATCAGGTAAGGAACCATCTTTCTTCGGTCGTGACCTGTGGTAAAATATTGCATTGTGCGGCTACGTAGATTTTTTGCTTTTCCTATATAAAGAATCGTGCCCGTCACGCTTTTCATTAAATAGACACCAGGGGATTCAGGAAAATGTTTTAACTGTTGGATGTCAAAAGTCATCATTATTTACCTAATGAGATGCACTAGACCGGATGGTATAATATAAAACTAAAAAAACGTGAGCTGGTTTTCTTTAGGCTGTGTTTTTATTTGCTTTTCATGTCCTTGATGGGATTCAAATTTTTTTAAAATTTGATGGGCTCTTTGAATGACTGATAATGGCAGACCGGCTAGCTGAGCAACGTGGATGCCATAGCTCCTGTTCATTCCACCACGAGACATTTTATGTGTAAAGATAATCTTGTCATTTTCTTCAACTACTGAGGCATGATAATTGAGGATTCCCTCAAATACGCTTTCCAAATCAGTGAGTTCCCAATAATGCGTAGCACACAGAACTCTCACTTCTCTTTTCAGTAGATATTCGATAACTGACCAAGCAATAGAGACTCCATCGTAGGTACTAGTTCCACGTCCAATTTCATCGATGATGACCAAAGATCGGGAAGAGAGATTATGCAAAATACTGGCTGTTTCACTCATTTCGACCATAAATGTCGACTGTCCTTTAGAAAGATTGTCATTTGCTCCAATACGAGTGAAAATTTTGTCAGCAATCCCAATATGCGCATGCAGGCAGGGAACAAAAGAGCCAATTTGAGCCATGATCACAATTAAGGCAACTTGTCGAATATAGGTAGATTTTCCCGCCATATTAGGTCCAGTAATCAACATAATACGATTTTCATGGTTTAATTCTGTCTTGTTAGGAATAAATTTTTCTCTATCTTTGATCTCAACAACTGGATGACGACCTTCTTGAAGCTCGAGTAGTTGACTCATATCCACAATCGGACGCGTATAATGATGACGTTGAGCCACAATCGCAAACGAGACTAGGACATCAATTTGAGCAATTTTTTGAGCCATTTCAAGAATCGTATTTTTGAATTCGGCAATCTCTTCACATAAGCCATTGAAAAGTTTTTCTTCAAGAAGATGAATCTGTTCTTCTGCTAACAAAACTTTGTGCTCATGATCTTTAAGACTTGGAGAAATAAAACGTTCTGCATGGACAAGTGTTTGGCGTTTTTCAAAAGTATTTGGCATTAACGAAGCTTGTCCTTTGCTCACCTCAATATAATATCCAAAAATTTTATTGAATTTCACTTTGAGATTTTTAATTCCAGTCTCTGCTTTAATTTTTGTTTGGTAAGAAGCAAGCCAATTCTTCCCTCCTCTGATCAAATCACGCAGCTCATCAAGCTCTTGGTGATAATTATCTCGGAAAATATCTCCTCCATGGATTCTTGTTGGAGGTTCGTTAATCAAAGCTCTTTGAATTTTAGAGACTAATTCTCGTAAGTTTGGTGAAAGTGGATCGATTGGATCACAATTTTTTAGTGAAAGACTTAAAGCAAGTAAATCGCGAGGTGTTCCATAGCCCGCAACAATTCTTGTAATCAGTCGTTCAAGATCGCGTATACCTTTGAGATGTTGACGTAACTCAGTGATGTGATTGGGAGATTGAAAATACGTTTCAACACGATCTAAACGAGAATTGATCGTATCAATATCTAAAAGAGGATGAGTAATCCAATCTCTAAGTAGCCTTTTTCCCATGGGTGTATAGGTTTGGTCAAGGACTCCTATAAGCGTAGACTGTGAGGATCCGTCCAATGACTCAGTGAGCTCTAAATTTCTTTGAGTCATCCGATCAATTGCCATTGAATCTTTAGCTGATAAGGTTTTGATAGATCTGATATGATGAATAGGAAGGGAAAGTTCTTCATGGAGATAGGTCAGTAAACCACCCGCTGCATTGATTGCTGCTACCATGCCTTTGAGTCCAAATCCATCAAGATGATAGACACCAAAATGGTCCGTCAAATAAGCATAAGCAGATTTATGTTCGAATTGCCATGCCATTCCAATCGAAATAACCGC contains:
- the mutS gene encoding DNA mismatch repair protein MutS encodes the protein MTTPMMEQWQKCKKKAKKAILLFRMGDFYEAFHEDAELLSAVLDLTLTKRQGIPMAGVPWQTCETYIDRLVSQGYKVAIAEQIEDPKATKGLVKREIVRFITPGTVVHCSNTANNFIASITQVGSIFGLAFLDLTTSAFQIIEFENTRELINELSSLKPSEILTTEIFKKKHATLFREIDHAVISIGMAWQFEHKSAYAYLTDHFGVYHLDGFGLKGMVAAINAAGGLLTYLHEELSLPIHHIRSIKTLSAKDSMAIDRMTQRNLELTESLDGSSQSTLIGVLDQTYTPMGKRLLRDWITHPLLDIDTINSRLDRVETYFQSPNHITELRQHLKGIRDLERLITRIVAGYGTPRDLLALSLSLKNCDPIDPLSPNLRELVSKIQRALINEPPTRIHGGDIFRDNYHQELDELRDLIRGGKNWLASYQTKIKAETGIKNLKVKFNKIFGYYIEVSKGQASLMPNTFEKRQTLVHAERFISPSLKDHEHKVLLAEEQIHLLEEKLFNGLCEEIAEFKNTILEMAQKIAQIDVLVSFAIVAQRHHYTRPIVDMSQLLELQEGRHPVVEIKDREKFIPNKTELNHENRIMLITGPNMAGKSTYIRQVALIVIMAQIGSFVPCLHAHIGIADKIFTRIGANDNLSKGQSTFMVEMSETASILHNLSSRSLVIIDEIGRGTSTYDGVSIAWSVIEYLLKREVRVLCATHYWELTDLESVFEGILNYHASVVEENDKIIFTHKMSRGGMNRSYGIHVAQLAGLPLSVIQRAHQILKKFESHQGHEKQIKTQPKENQLTFF
- the uvrC gene encoding excinuclease ABC subunit UvrC, yielding MMTFDIQQLKHFPESPGVYLMKSVTGTILYIGKAKNLRSRTMQYFTTGHDRRKMVPYLIAQIATIDIIVVSSEKEALILENNLIKKHLPKYNALLKDDKTYFSLMINHKHQWPMIRMIRFKGEASPDHLYFGPYTNGHAARQTLELLRSLFPLRQCSDKELASRSRPCILYEMKKCSAPCVQKCHPQDYHLLVKKVINFLQGKEATIRKKLKTDMQQAIKNLEFEKADQIYQTLKYIEQTLEKQEVEKIQTHDLDVIGMFRQIDQVVVVQLFFRQGKLMGSHNHLFIHNAQEDIDLLTSFLLQHYGDQKRIPHEILLPFPLSKVVALLVGATLTHPKQGRKRHLLDMAEKNAKAQFQYKMNFQEAPLLDIEEICGLTHYPDWIECFDNSNMSGSEAVSAMVVFKAGKKDTKSYRKYTIQTAAPSDDYGMLKEALIRRYQRSKEKDTLPDLLLIDGGKGHLNLAIEILTSLNISTIDVISIAKDHGRHDRGIAHEQIFLKGQHSPLILKPDSPTLLLLQRIRDEAHRFAIHFQRIRNRKKSLASELDHLPGIGPIKKQRLLNHFGSLKRILEASEEEWKSIQGITKKDIETLRLARPPSTD
- a CDS encoding disulfide bond formation protein B, which codes for MERNLNALLVYILTAILIGAFLIEIFADERPCVLCFLERLGMIGVAIGALMNCRLGPHKLHYGLSILSALFGGAVALRQIALHICPGFPVFGKSFWGLNLYTWSFLIFSSSIIYIALLLISFDQSKKSRMNLWCRYAFFAAFGVTVANIIFSFSVCGWGTC